The following coding sequences are from one Strix uralensis isolate ZFMK-TIS-50842 chromosome 6, bStrUra1, whole genome shotgun sequence window:
- the CCDC14 gene encoding coiled-coil domain-containing protein 14 isoform X1 produces MARPGAARSGKVLSSGRLTGAAKLTNGRKQFGLRKGCHSDVESGYSLYSTDSDDQVDAIHNGLDRCAALLKNILQNEAAGRETIHKQPGKTTSVKITSKPLLTKGNISKKKGLKKNITHAHIRKEIVPISNRKLSSSATPSTEKELPSSAQNQMVQPIHVPCSQHSPVMHQKLCEHVQTQMSLITGQPPQNSNEIPTATPFPTSNHGCQNATACNYRLPTSTAALSLQHSANPLSTQSDVPVERGNECVPELGAPVVCPVVSAAPNTAAQIQSATALSSVIPCIASGASNSSAVPTFIPSSSGREMTPNHKQQIKEADLIRCIQAHLALLQSHEMMNGRTEQKCHYHCPANHNTSSNKEGDSFEEHSEDRVSEEDELKVLDVAPVRDTSCKTSFVKKVLKSRKESPDETAHKVKTVKYLLGELRALITDQDDSEMLRLMSEIEDCISLLPAVVGSTNIQAEIALALQPLRSENAQLRRRLRILNQQLGERERCEKASGQSCNYEIVSLQSLNMMLQSQLKESLKGLESLQAKNEELIKIIESQKGENKHLAKDIQDKEQELLENKQHYDIHSTKLKIEVEEALANVKSLQFKLEASEKENKILSITLRQRDAEVNRLRELTRTLQGSMAKLLSDLTVDNIRPKPENSLSKSLLEDHEKQMQSDPFPGSTSVMTYLEKLEMDHILTDTELQFSNKSGELEMRSIAYEKFAGEGSKLNSTFSGEGTSAPRILLTSLKQDAETVSDSGTLLDDQNKLDETVYIPLTGNASKKQQPTSDRTGVLPQSRGVCKMLDYHCELSNSVQQNGCQISKDPTILDKLSAGYSVKKTMENTLEVTGDEVQPEGDKVQKRPKGTPSAAAKDFIDKPDQPQPGTYPRVLMPFLKEISQKKSSEIADFSSISFDDLSGKSEWSASSFSTFTSRDEEDFKNSLAALDANIAKLQRTLQNSIMKQ; encoded by the exons ATGGCGAGGCCGGGGGCTGCGCGGTCCGGCAAG GTACTGTCTTCTGGAAGGCTAACAGGAGCAGCTAAATTgacaaatggaagaaaaca GTTTGGCTTAAGAAAAGGATGCCATTCTGATGTGGAGTCTGGATATTCTCTTTATTCCACTGACTCTGACGATCAG GTTGATGCTATTCATAATGGACTTGACCGTTGTGCAGCTTTACTGAAGAATATCTTacaaaatgaggctgcag GGAGGGAGACTATCCATAAGCAACCTGGGAAAACCACTTCTGTTAAAATTACTTCCAAGCCTTTGCTAaccaaaggaaatatttcaaagaagAAAGGATTGAAAAAAAACATTACTCATGCCCACATCCGAAAAGAAATTG tGCCAATATCAAACAGAAAACTTTCCTCGTCTGCCACACCTTCTACTGAGAAAGAACTTCCCAGTTCAGCACAGAATCAGATGGTTCAACCAATTCATGTGCCGTGCAGTCAACACTCTCCTGTGATGCATCAGAAACTGTGCGAACATGTGCAAACTCAGATGTCTCTGATAACTGGCCAACCACCACAGAACAGTAACGAAATTCCTACTGCAACTCCTTTTCCTACATCAAATCATG GGTGTCAAAATGCTACAGCTTGTAATTATCGATTACCTACCtccacagcagctctgtccctgcagcatTCAGCTAATCCCTTATCTACTCAGTCA GATGTTCCTGTAGAGAGGGGCAATGAATGTGTGCCAGAGTTGGGAGCACCTGTGGTTTGCCCGGTAGTTTCTGCTGCTCCTAATACTGCTGCGCAAATACAGTCTGCCACTGCTCTTTCTAGTGTCATCCCTTGTATAGCATCAGGTGCATCAAATAGCTCTGCAGTGCCTACATTCATCCCATCATCTTCTGGCAGAGAGATGACCCCAAACCACAAGCAACAGATAAAAGAAGCAGATCTGATAAGATGTATACAAGCTCACCTGGCCCTGTTACAATCACATGAAATGATGAATGGCAGGACTGAACAGAAGTGCCATTATCATTGTCCAGCAAATCATAATACTTCAAGTAACAAGGAGGGGGATAGTTTTGAAGAACACAGTGAGGACAGGGTCAGTGAAGAAGATGAATTGAAGGTACTTGACGTAGCCCCAGTGAGAGATACAAGctgtaaaacaagttttgtgaAGAAAGTTCTAAAATCTAGAAAAGAAAGCCCAGATGAAACAGCCCATAAAGTTAAGACTGTAAAATATCTTCTAGGAGAGCTCAGAGCACTGATAACAGATCAAG ATGATTCAGAAATGTTAAGGTTGATGAGTGAAATAGAAGACTGCATATCATTGCTCCCAGCTGTAGTGGGAAGTACAAATATACAAGCTGAAATAGCACTGGCTTTACAGCCTCTCAGAAGTGAAAATGCCCAGCTGCGTAG AAGACTAAGAATATTAAACCAGCAACTCGGGGAACGAGAAAGATGTGAGAAGGCATCTGGACAGAGCTGCAACTATGAAA TAGTTTCTTTGCAGTCTTTGAATATGATGCTCCAGAGTCAATTGAAAGAATCACTGAAAGGCCTTGAGTCACTGCAGGCTAAAAATGAAGaactaattaaaataatagaaagtcagaaaggagaaaataaacaccTTGCAAAAGATATTCAAGATAAAGAACAAGAATTgcttgaaaacaaacagcattatGACATTCATTCCACCAAGCTCAAGATTG AAGTCGAAGAGGCATTAGCAAATGTGAAGAGCCTTCAGTTTAAACTGGAagcttcagagaaagaaaataagatattgAGCATAACATTACGTCAGCGTGATGCAGAAGTTAACAGACTGCGTGAACTAACCAG AACCTTGCAGGGCAGTATGGCCAAGCTTCTGTCTGACCTCACAGTAGACAACATTAGACCCAAACCTGAAAACAGTCTCTCAAAGTCTCTTTTGGAAGACCATGAAAAGCAGATGCAATCTGATCCATTTCCTGGGAGTACCTCAGTAATGACTTACCTTGAAAAATTAGAAATGGATCATATTTTGACAGATACAGAACTTCAATTCTCAAATAAAAGTGGAGAATTAGAAATGCGAAGTATAGCCTATGAAAAGTTTGCTGGTGAAGGAAGTAAATTAAACAGTACATTCTCAGGAGAAGGAACATCAGCTCCCAGAATACTGCTAACCTCACTGAAGCAAGATGCAGAAACAGTTAGTGATTCTGGGACTTTACTAGATGACCAAAACAAGTTGGATGAGACTGTTTATATTCCACTGACTGGCAATGCCTCTAAAAAACAGCAGCCAACCTCTGACAGAACTGGTGTGCTACCCCAAAGTAGAGGGGTTTGTAAAATGCTTGACTACCACTGTGAGCTCTCCAACTCCGTGCAGCAGAATGGATGTCAGATATCAAAGGATCCAACTATTCTGGATAAATTAAGTGCTGGGTACAGTGTGAAAAAGACTATGGAAAACACGCTTGAAGTTACAGGGGATGAAGTGCAGCCAGAAGGAGACAAAGTCCAAAAGAGGCCAAAAGGCACTCCAAGTGCAGCTGCAAAAGACTTCATAGATAAACCAGACCAACCTCAGCCTGGAACATACCCTCGTGTACTGATGCCATTTCTGAAAgagatttctcagaaaaaaagcagtgaaatagcTGATTTTAGTTCCATTTCTTTTGATGATCTATCAGGGAAGTCTGAGTGGAGTGCATCCTCTTTCTCAACATTTACTTCTCGAGATGAAGAGGACTTTAAGAATAGCTTAGCAGCCTTGGATGCCAACATAGCTAAGTTACAAAGAACTCTGCAGAATAGCATTATGAAACAATAA
- the CCDC14 gene encoding coiled-coil domain-containing protein 14 isoform X3, with the protein MVQPIHVPCSQHSPVMHQKLCEHVQTQMSLITGQPPQNSNEIPTATPFPTSNHGCQNATACNYRLPTSTAALSLQHSANPLSTQSDVPVERGNECVPELGAPVVCPVVSAAPNTAAQIQSATALSSVIPCIASGASNSSAVPTFIPSSSGREMTPNHKQQIKEADLIRCIQAHLALLQSHEMMNGRTEQKCHYHCPANHNTSSNKEGDSFEEHSEDRVSEEDELKVLDVAPVRDTSCKTSFVKKVLKSRKESPDETAHKVKTVKYLLGELRALITDQDDSEMLRLMSEIEDCISLLPAVVGSTNIQAEIALALQPLRSENAQLRRRLRILNQQLGERERCEKASGQSCNYEIVSLQSLNMMLQSQLKESLKGLESLQAKNEELIKIIESQKGENKHLAKDIQDKEQELLENKQHYDIHSTKLKIEVEEALANVKSLQFKLEASEKENKILSITLRQRDAEVNRLRELTRTLQGSMAKLLSDLTVDNIRPKPENSLSKSLLEDHEKQMQSDPFPGSTSVMTYLEKLEMDHILTDTELQFSNKSGELEMRSIAYEKFAGEGSKLNSTFSGEGTSAPRILLTSLKQDAETVSDSGTLLDDQNKLDETVYIPLTGNASKKQQPTSDRTGVLPQSRGVCKMLDYHCELSNSVQQNGCQISKDPTILDKLSAGYSVKKTMENTLEVTGDEVQPEGDKVQKRPKGTPSAAAKDFIDKPDQPQPGTYPRVLMPFLKEISQKKSSEIADFSSISFDDLSGKSEWSASSFSTFTSRDEEDFKNSLAALDANIAKLQRTLQNSIMKQ; encoded by the exons ATGGTTCAACCAATTCATGTGCCGTGCAGTCAACACTCTCCTGTGATGCATCAGAAACTGTGCGAACATGTGCAAACTCAGATGTCTCTGATAACTGGCCAACCACCACAGAACAGTAACGAAATTCCTACTGCAACTCCTTTTCCTACATCAAATCATG GGTGTCAAAATGCTACAGCTTGTAATTATCGATTACCTACCtccacagcagctctgtccctgcagcatTCAGCTAATCCCTTATCTACTCAGTCA GATGTTCCTGTAGAGAGGGGCAATGAATGTGTGCCAGAGTTGGGAGCACCTGTGGTTTGCCCGGTAGTTTCTGCTGCTCCTAATACTGCTGCGCAAATACAGTCTGCCACTGCTCTTTCTAGTGTCATCCCTTGTATAGCATCAGGTGCATCAAATAGCTCTGCAGTGCCTACATTCATCCCATCATCTTCTGGCAGAGAGATGACCCCAAACCACAAGCAACAGATAAAAGAAGCAGATCTGATAAGATGTATACAAGCTCACCTGGCCCTGTTACAATCACATGAAATGATGAATGGCAGGACTGAACAGAAGTGCCATTATCATTGTCCAGCAAATCATAATACTTCAAGTAACAAGGAGGGGGATAGTTTTGAAGAACACAGTGAGGACAGGGTCAGTGAAGAAGATGAATTGAAGGTACTTGACGTAGCCCCAGTGAGAGATACAAGctgtaaaacaagttttgtgaAGAAAGTTCTAAAATCTAGAAAAGAAAGCCCAGATGAAACAGCCCATAAAGTTAAGACTGTAAAATATCTTCTAGGAGAGCTCAGAGCACTGATAACAGATCAAG ATGATTCAGAAATGTTAAGGTTGATGAGTGAAATAGAAGACTGCATATCATTGCTCCCAGCTGTAGTGGGAAGTACAAATATACAAGCTGAAATAGCACTGGCTTTACAGCCTCTCAGAAGTGAAAATGCCCAGCTGCGTAG AAGACTAAGAATATTAAACCAGCAACTCGGGGAACGAGAAAGATGTGAGAAGGCATCTGGACAGAGCTGCAACTATGAAA TAGTTTCTTTGCAGTCTTTGAATATGATGCTCCAGAGTCAATTGAAAGAATCACTGAAAGGCCTTGAGTCACTGCAGGCTAAAAATGAAGaactaattaaaataatagaaagtcagaaaggagaaaataaacaccTTGCAAAAGATATTCAAGATAAAGAACAAGAATTgcttgaaaacaaacagcattatGACATTCATTCCACCAAGCTCAAGATTG AAGTCGAAGAGGCATTAGCAAATGTGAAGAGCCTTCAGTTTAAACTGGAagcttcagagaaagaaaataagatattgAGCATAACATTACGTCAGCGTGATGCAGAAGTTAACAGACTGCGTGAACTAACCAG AACCTTGCAGGGCAGTATGGCCAAGCTTCTGTCTGACCTCACAGTAGACAACATTAGACCCAAACCTGAAAACAGTCTCTCAAAGTCTCTTTTGGAAGACCATGAAAAGCAGATGCAATCTGATCCATTTCCTGGGAGTACCTCAGTAATGACTTACCTTGAAAAATTAGAAATGGATCATATTTTGACAGATACAGAACTTCAATTCTCAAATAAAAGTGGAGAATTAGAAATGCGAAGTATAGCCTATGAAAAGTTTGCTGGTGAAGGAAGTAAATTAAACAGTACATTCTCAGGAGAAGGAACATCAGCTCCCAGAATACTGCTAACCTCACTGAAGCAAGATGCAGAAACAGTTAGTGATTCTGGGACTTTACTAGATGACCAAAACAAGTTGGATGAGACTGTTTATATTCCACTGACTGGCAATGCCTCTAAAAAACAGCAGCCAACCTCTGACAGAACTGGTGTGCTACCCCAAAGTAGAGGGGTTTGTAAAATGCTTGACTACCACTGTGAGCTCTCCAACTCCGTGCAGCAGAATGGATGTCAGATATCAAAGGATCCAACTATTCTGGATAAATTAAGTGCTGGGTACAGTGTGAAAAAGACTATGGAAAACACGCTTGAAGTTACAGGGGATGAAGTGCAGCCAGAAGGAGACAAAGTCCAAAAGAGGCCAAAAGGCACTCCAAGTGCAGCTGCAAAAGACTTCATAGATAAACCAGACCAACCTCAGCCTGGAACATACCCTCGTGTACTGATGCCATTTCTGAAAgagatttctcagaaaaaaagcagtgaaatagcTGATTTTAGTTCCATTTCTTTTGATGATCTATCAGGGAAGTCTGAGTGGAGTGCATCCTCTTTCTCAACATTTACTTCTCGAGATGAAGAGGACTTTAAGAATAGCTTAGCAGCCTTGGATGCCAACATAGCTAAGTTACAAAGAACTCTGCAGAATAGCATTATGAAACAATAA
- the CCDC14 gene encoding coiled-coil domain-containing protein 14 isoform X2 — protein sequence MPISNRKLSSSATPSTEKELPSSAQNQMVQPIHVPCSQHSPVMHQKLCEHVQTQMSLITGQPPQNSNEIPTATPFPTSNHGCQNATACNYRLPTSTAALSLQHSANPLSTQSDVPVERGNECVPELGAPVVCPVVSAAPNTAAQIQSATALSSVIPCIASGASNSSAVPTFIPSSSGREMTPNHKQQIKEADLIRCIQAHLALLQSHEMMNGRTEQKCHYHCPANHNTSSNKEGDSFEEHSEDRVSEEDELKVLDVAPVRDTSCKTSFVKKVLKSRKESPDETAHKVKTVKYLLGELRALITDQDDSEMLRLMSEIEDCISLLPAVVGSTNIQAEIALALQPLRSENAQLRRRLRILNQQLGERERCEKASGQSCNYEIVSLQSLNMMLQSQLKESLKGLESLQAKNEELIKIIESQKGENKHLAKDIQDKEQELLENKQHYDIHSTKLKIEVEEALANVKSLQFKLEASEKENKILSITLRQRDAEVNRLRELTRTLQGSMAKLLSDLTVDNIRPKPENSLSKSLLEDHEKQMQSDPFPGSTSVMTYLEKLEMDHILTDTELQFSNKSGELEMRSIAYEKFAGEGSKLNSTFSGEGTSAPRILLTSLKQDAETVSDSGTLLDDQNKLDETVYIPLTGNASKKQQPTSDRTGVLPQSRGVCKMLDYHCELSNSVQQNGCQISKDPTILDKLSAGYSVKKTMENTLEVTGDEVQPEGDKVQKRPKGTPSAAAKDFIDKPDQPQPGTYPRVLMPFLKEISQKKSSEIADFSSISFDDLSGKSEWSASSFSTFTSRDEEDFKNSLAALDANIAKLQRTLQNSIMKQ from the exons A tGCCAATATCAAACAGAAAACTTTCCTCGTCTGCCACACCTTCTACTGAGAAAGAACTTCCCAGTTCAGCACAGAATCAGATGGTTCAACCAATTCATGTGCCGTGCAGTCAACACTCTCCTGTGATGCATCAGAAACTGTGCGAACATGTGCAAACTCAGATGTCTCTGATAACTGGCCAACCACCACAGAACAGTAACGAAATTCCTACTGCAACTCCTTTTCCTACATCAAATCATG GGTGTCAAAATGCTACAGCTTGTAATTATCGATTACCTACCtccacagcagctctgtccctgcagcatTCAGCTAATCCCTTATCTACTCAGTCA GATGTTCCTGTAGAGAGGGGCAATGAATGTGTGCCAGAGTTGGGAGCACCTGTGGTTTGCCCGGTAGTTTCTGCTGCTCCTAATACTGCTGCGCAAATACAGTCTGCCACTGCTCTTTCTAGTGTCATCCCTTGTATAGCATCAGGTGCATCAAATAGCTCTGCAGTGCCTACATTCATCCCATCATCTTCTGGCAGAGAGATGACCCCAAACCACAAGCAACAGATAAAAGAAGCAGATCTGATAAGATGTATACAAGCTCACCTGGCCCTGTTACAATCACATGAAATGATGAATGGCAGGACTGAACAGAAGTGCCATTATCATTGTCCAGCAAATCATAATACTTCAAGTAACAAGGAGGGGGATAGTTTTGAAGAACACAGTGAGGACAGGGTCAGTGAAGAAGATGAATTGAAGGTACTTGACGTAGCCCCAGTGAGAGATACAAGctgtaaaacaagttttgtgaAGAAAGTTCTAAAATCTAGAAAAGAAAGCCCAGATGAAACAGCCCATAAAGTTAAGACTGTAAAATATCTTCTAGGAGAGCTCAGAGCACTGATAACAGATCAAG ATGATTCAGAAATGTTAAGGTTGATGAGTGAAATAGAAGACTGCATATCATTGCTCCCAGCTGTAGTGGGAAGTACAAATATACAAGCTGAAATAGCACTGGCTTTACAGCCTCTCAGAAGTGAAAATGCCCAGCTGCGTAG AAGACTAAGAATATTAAACCAGCAACTCGGGGAACGAGAAAGATGTGAGAAGGCATCTGGACAGAGCTGCAACTATGAAA TAGTTTCTTTGCAGTCTTTGAATATGATGCTCCAGAGTCAATTGAAAGAATCACTGAAAGGCCTTGAGTCACTGCAGGCTAAAAATGAAGaactaattaaaataatagaaagtcagaaaggagaaaataaacaccTTGCAAAAGATATTCAAGATAAAGAACAAGAATTgcttgaaaacaaacagcattatGACATTCATTCCACCAAGCTCAAGATTG AAGTCGAAGAGGCATTAGCAAATGTGAAGAGCCTTCAGTTTAAACTGGAagcttcagagaaagaaaataagatattgAGCATAACATTACGTCAGCGTGATGCAGAAGTTAACAGACTGCGTGAACTAACCAG AACCTTGCAGGGCAGTATGGCCAAGCTTCTGTCTGACCTCACAGTAGACAACATTAGACCCAAACCTGAAAACAGTCTCTCAAAGTCTCTTTTGGAAGACCATGAAAAGCAGATGCAATCTGATCCATTTCCTGGGAGTACCTCAGTAATGACTTACCTTGAAAAATTAGAAATGGATCATATTTTGACAGATACAGAACTTCAATTCTCAAATAAAAGTGGAGAATTAGAAATGCGAAGTATAGCCTATGAAAAGTTTGCTGGTGAAGGAAGTAAATTAAACAGTACATTCTCAGGAGAAGGAACATCAGCTCCCAGAATACTGCTAACCTCACTGAAGCAAGATGCAGAAACAGTTAGTGATTCTGGGACTTTACTAGATGACCAAAACAAGTTGGATGAGACTGTTTATATTCCACTGACTGGCAATGCCTCTAAAAAACAGCAGCCAACCTCTGACAGAACTGGTGTGCTACCCCAAAGTAGAGGGGTTTGTAAAATGCTTGACTACCACTGTGAGCTCTCCAACTCCGTGCAGCAGAATGGATGTCAGATATCAAAGGATCCAACTATTCTGGATAAATTAAGTGCTGGGTACAGTGTGAAAAAGACTATGGAAAACACGCTTGAAGTTACAGGGGATGAAGTGCAGCCAGAAGGAGACAAAGTCCAAAAGAGGCCAAAAGGCACTCCAAGTGCAGCTGCAAAAGACTTCATAGATAAACCAGACCAACCTCAGCCTGGAACATACCCTCGTGTACTGATGCCATTTCTGAAAgagatttctcagaaaaaaagcagtgaaatagcTGATTTTAGTTCCATTTCTTTTGATGATCTATCAGGGAAGTCTGAGTGGAGTGCATCCTCTTTCTCAACATTTACTTCTCGAGATGAAGAGGACTTTAAGAATAGCTTAGCAGCCTTGGATGCCAACATAGCTAAGTTACAAAGAACTCTGCAGAATAGCATTATGAAACAATAA